A genomic segment from Nymphalis io chromosome 15, ilAglIoxx1.1, whole genome shotgun sequence encodes:
- the LOC126774025 gene encoding ADP-ribosylation factor 1: MGNMFANLFKGLFGKKEMRILMVGLDAAGKTTILYKLKLGEIVTTIPTIGFNVETVEYKNISFTVWDVGGQDKIRPLWRHYFQNTQGLIFVVDSNDRERIGEAREELMRMLSEDELRDAVLLIFANKQDLPNAMNAAEITDKLGLHSLRNRNWYIQATCATSGDGLYEGLDWLSNQLKNANR; this comes from the exons ATGGGGAATATGtttgcaaatttatttaaaggccTATTTGGCAAAAAAGAAATGAGAATATTGATGGTTGGTCTTGATGCAGCTGGTAAAACCACAATCTTATACAAACTTAAATTAGGAGAAATTGTTACAACAATTCCTACAATTG gatTTAATGTGGAAACTGtagaatacaaaaatatcagTTTCACTGTGTGGGACGTCGGTGGCCAGGACAAAATCAGACCTCTATGGAGGCATTATTTCCAGAACACACAG ggTCTCATCTTTGTAGTAGACAGTAATGACCGAGAGCGTATCGGCGAAGCACGAGAGGAGCTCATGAGGATGTTAAGTGAAGATGAGTTAAGAGATGCAGTACTGTTGATTTTTGCAAACAAACAG GATCTGCCAAATGCCATGAATGCGGCTGAGATTACAGACAAGCTAGGTCTGCATTCACTGCGCAACCGCAACTGGTACATACAGGCGACGTGCGCGACCTCTGGAGACGGATTATACGAGGGGCTCGACTGGCTCTCCAACCAGCTCAAGAATGCCAACCGCTAA